One window of Anaerolineales bacterium genomic DNA carries:
- the thpR gene encoding RNA 2',3'-cyclic phosphodiesterase, whose translation MNQIRAFIAIDLPSSLQESIEEQISHLRQTLGNDAIRWVPARNMHLTLKFLGNIPGTHLDFLKQMLSQAADSAQKFDLTIGGFGSFPTSNRIRVLWVGVHAPAALASLQREIEAGAARLGYEKDGRSFSPHLTVGRVRQGIDAGQLQRIRNAVAEIQLGRIGTARVDSVHLYQSDLHADGSVYTRLFSAPLR comes from the coding sequence ATGAATCAAATTCGGGCTTTTATCGCCATTGACCTGCCTTCATCCCTTCAAGAATCAATCGAAGAACAAATTTCCCACCTGCGCCAGACATTGGGGAACGATGCCATCCGCTGGGTTCCCGCCCGCAATATGCACCTGACATTAAAATTTCTGGGCAACATACCTGGGACGCATTTGGACTTCCTCAAACAGATGCTCTCCCAAGCCGCGGATTCAGCCCAAAAATTCGACCTGACCATCGGTGGATTCGGCTCCTTCCCAACCTCAAACCGGATTCGCGTCCTTTGGGTTGGAGTCCACGCTCCAGCCGCCCTCGCCTCCCTTCAACGCGAGATCGAAGCGGGTGCTGCCCGTCTCGGCTACGAGAAGGATGGACGCTCATTCTCACCGCATCTGACCGTGGGACGGGTCCGACAGGGAATCGACGCAGGGCAACTTCAAAGAATACGCAATGCCGTTGCTGAAATCCAACTTGGCAGGATCGGCACAGCCAGAGTAGACTCTGTGCATCTCTACCAAAGCGACCTGCACGCGGACGGGTCGGTTTACACCAGACTATTCTCCGCGCCGTTGAGGTGA
- the ndk gene encoding nucleoside-diphosphate kinase, translating into MERTLVLVKPDGVQRGLIGEVIARLERRGLRLVAAKFIEVGLSLAETHYAEHKGKPFYDGLISYITSAPVMAMVWEGPNAVAAVRQTVGSTKPVEAAPGTIRHDFALEVGRNLIHASDKPETGEREVALWFNKEELVDWKRDVDRWIFEK; encoded by the coding sequence GTGGAAAGAACGCTAGTACTTGTAAAGCCCGACGGCGTCCAGCGTGGATTGATCGGTGAGGTGATCGCCCGTCTCGAACGCCGCGGTCTTCGCCTGGTGGCTGCGAAATTTATCGAGGTCGGTTTGTCGTTGGCTGAAACTCATTATGCAGAACACAAAGGTAAACCTTTCTACGATGGTTTGATCTCTTACATCACCTCTGCGCCTGTGATGGCGATGGTATGGGAAGGTCCGAATGCCGTAGCCGCTGTCAGGCAGACGGTCGGCTCGACCAAACCGGTCGAAGCCGCGCCCGGCACCATCCGTCACGACTTCGCCCTCGAAGTTGGGCGAAACCTCATCCACGCATCAGACAAACCGGAGACAGGCGAGCGCGAAGTTGCGCTCTGGTTTAATAAAGAGGAATTGGTGGATTGGAAGCGTGATGTGGACCGTTGGATATTCGAGAAATAA
- a CDS encoding response regulator, protein MNSKQKTVMIIEDEADAAELFSEMMRLNGFRVIKMFSSGPAIPIISQEKPDVILLDIMMPDISGLEVLRYIRREPELASIPVIILSAKSMPGDIRTGFEAGASMYLTKPVGYQDLKQAVEKVLGISDPE, encoded by the coding sequence ATGAATTCCAAACAAAAGACAGTCATGATCATCGAGGACGAAGCGGACGCCGCGGAACTCTTCTCCGAAATGATGCGATTGAATGGTTTTCGAGTCATCAAAATGTTTTCCAGCGGTCCCGCCATCCCCATCATCAGCCAGGAAAAACCCGACGTAATCCTTTTGGACATCATGATGCCCGACATTTCAGGCCTCGAAGTCCTGCGTTATATTCGCCGCGAACCCGAGCTCGCATCCATTCCCGTCATCATCCTTTCCGCCAAAAGCATGCCTGGCGACATTCGAACGGGGTTCGAAGCCGGCGCTTCCATGTACCTCACCAAACCGGTTGGGTATCAAGACCTCAAGCAGGCGGTTGAGAAGGTGCTCGGCATTTCCGATCCGGAATGA
- the rsfS gene encoding ribosome silencing factor, producing MVHALEDKKGEDILLMDIKDIASFTDYFVICTGTSDRMLDALASAATDEIKKKYRKKARKQGLSRDGWVVVDFGDVVVHLLSPDQREYYQIEELWEDGKILLRLQ from the coding sequence ATCGTACACGCCCTGGAGGATAAGAAAGGCGAAGACATCCTCCTGATGGATATCAAGGACATCGCATCCTTTACCGACTATTTCGTCATCTGCACAGGCACCAGCGACCGCATGCTCGACGCCCTGGCAAGCGCCGCCACCGACGAAATCAAGAAAAAATACAGGAAGAAAGCCCGAAAGCAGGGTCTCTCCCGCGACGGCTGGGTGGTCGTCGATTTTGGCGACGTGGTAGTGCATCTCCTCTCACCCGACCAGCGTGAGTATTACCAGATCGAAGAACTTTGGGAAGATGGAAAAATCCTGTTGAGACTTCAATGA